CCCAAATAACACTGAAACTAGTGATAGACAGTATCAAAAGGAGTTTATCCTTGATACATTGTTCTAAGTCATGTCAGATTTTACTTATGTACAAAAGTACATATGGCTGAGTCTACAATCTTAATTCTGTAGAAAAATATTTCTTGGCAATATACAGTACAGCAGTCTATACTGCAGCCACTGTAGTTTTGTGTCTTTAGAAATCTTAAAGTGAGATATATTCATTTTCCTCCAACATTCATCATCATTCTCAAAACATATTTCCCTATGgtcaattttaaaatatgttttgtatatatttggactaatttgtattattttgttttcagagCTTTGTGATGCATTTGATGCATCATCTTCCACAATACATCAAGCAGTATGGCCCTCCTAACAACTTTTGGATGTATCCTTATGAGCGTTTCAATAAGACTCTCTCGGAATCAATTACCAATTCTAGATACCCGGAACTAAGCGCAGTAAAAAAGATGGAGGTATGAAAACAGGAATGATTTAGAGTTTAAATTTAAGATGAATGGTAAATCATCATCATTCCTCCCTAAAATtgggattttgaaaatttacattaaatttatgAGATCTATGTAATCCTAGATAGTATTTAACACAGATATAATATTTTCCAATATGGTCTTTTTTCTCAATATGCTCCCCATGCATTGTGCGAATATTTAAAGATGGTGCTGCTTATGTTCTTCGTGTTGCATtagatatataatacctgtCATTACCATTCACAGGTCCATTGGTTAGTGACCATGTTGGAGAGTGCTGGGTTTTTGGGGCCACTTCGGAGTAGAGCAGTGCCGAAAACATCAGATCTTCATTATATGCACTCAGGCCGCTTTAAACCAGAAGTTCGCAAGACAACCCAGCAGGAGAAAGAGGCCCTGGCGCAACTTTACCACTCCAGATCAACGGCCAATGAGGATATTCAAATTTTTCACTATGCGAAGAGGACCAACGGATCGACAGAAGTGGTTTTGAGATATTCTTGTGTGGATGATCCCAGTCAGCGTGAGAAAGCAAGTCTAGTTGCTTGTCATCTTCCCCAGGGTCAGTTTGTCGGACAAGTGCAATACTTTTTTACACATCAAACTGGCCTGGATGTAAATGAACTTTCTTATGTTGACTGGATAGGAAAGCCAGTAAAATGTTCTGATTCCCTGTTTTTCATGGTTCGCAGGACTCCAGatcccgccccccccccccccccccgtgaTTTGGGTGTCTCAACTTTCCTCGCCATTGATACACGCATGGGAAGACGATGTTCTTTGGATACCCAAATTTGAGTGGACATTCCATACTGTTTTAGGTCTAACGATGAactttgtttatatgttttttttatttcatttgaaaggAAGCAGAATCTTTGGTTCC
This genomic stretch from Pecten maximus chromosome 13, xPecMax1.1, whole genome shotgun sequence harbors:
- the LOC117340391 gene encoding uncharacterized protein LOC117340391, whose product is MLGEAQRTTLCNFLVGLETLFKSPTDMATINTTEQTWHVTLCEMERDFPLSVQSFVMHLMHHLPQYIKQYGPPNNFWMYPYERFNKTLSESITNSRYPELSAVKKMEVHWLVTMLESAGFLGPLRSRAVPKTSDLHYMHSGRFKPEVRKTTQQEKEALAQLYHSRSTANEDIQIFHYAKRTNGSTEVVLRYSCVDDPSQREKASLVACHLPQGQFVGQVQYFFTHQTGLDVNELSYVDWIGKPVKCSDSLFFMVRRTPDPAPPPPPRDLGVSTFLAIDTRMGRRCSLDTQI